From the Streptomyces sp. Tu 2975 genome, one window contains:
- a CDS encoding SGNH/GDSL hydrolase family protein, with product MEISANYTSYVAVGDSFTEGMSDVLPDGSYRGWADVLAGRLAARTPGFRYANLAVRGKLIGQIVAEQVDVAASMNADVITLVGGLNDTLRPKCDMVRVRDLLEEAVEKLAPSCRQLVLMRSPGRQGPVMERFRPRMEELFAHVDSLAARHGALVVDLYGSAALGDQRMWDADRLHLTAEGHRRVAEAVWQTLGLEAEDDWQTPLPPALRSSWATRRVADAQFARRHLGPWIGRRLTGRSSGDGRPAKRPDLLPYEPYRPPSAGA from the coding sequence ATGGAGATCAGTGCCAACTACACCAGCTATGTCGCGGTCGGCGACTCGTTCACGGAGGGCATGTCGGACGTGCTCCCCGACGGCTCCTACCGCGGCTGGGCGGACGTCCTCGCGGGCCGGCTGGCCGCCCGCACCCCCGGCTTCCGCTACGCGAATCTCGCGGTGCGCGGCAAGCTGATCGGACAGATCGTCGCCGAGCAGGTCGACGTCGCCGCCTCGATGAACGCCGATGTGATCACCCTCGTCGGCGGGCTCAACGACACCCTCCGGCCCAAGTGCGACATGGTGCGGGTGCGCGATCTCCTCGAGGAGGCGGTCGAGAAGCTCGCGCCGTCGTGCAGGCAGCTGGTGCTGATGCGCAGCCCCGGCCGTCAGGGCCCGGTGATGGAGCGGTTCCGTCCGCGGATGGAGGAGCTGTTCGCCCATGTCGACTCGCTCGCCGCACGGCACGGCGCGCTCGTTGTCGATCTCTACGGCTCCGCCGCTCTCGGCGATCAGCGGATGTGGGACGCGGACCGGCTGCACCTGACGGCCGAGGGGCACCGCCGGGTCGCGGAGGCGGTCTGGCAGACGCTCGGCCTGGAGGCCGAGGACGACTGGCAGACACCGCTGCCGCCGGCGCTCAGGTCGAGCTGGGCGACGCGACGGGTCGCCGACGCGCAGTTCGCCCGCCGGCACCTGGGGCCATGGATCGGACGGCGGCTGACCGGGCGGTCCTCCGGCGACGGCAGGCCCGCGAAGCGGCCCGACCTGCTGCCTTACGAGCCCTACCGGCCGCCGTCGGCCGGCGCCTGA
- a CDS encoding hemolysin family protein codes for MIAIQLFIGFLTLVVNAFFVGAEFALISVRRSQIEPEAQAGNRRARSVLWGLQHVSDLMAAAQLGITLCTLVLGIVAEPAIAHLLEPVFDAVGVPHGAVHPISFVIALSLATYLHMLLGEMVPKNIALAEPVRSALWLGPPLVTFARALRPVIFMVNAFANGLLKLLRVETKNEVTATFSDDELANLVQDAGEAGLLDDRSAERLRDALELGRRPVRDVVMPIERVVYAQAGTTPEQLERLSAESGFSRFPVVDTGRRILGYLHVKDALDAAPRNVAFPVSAMRPIARVRATTPLDDVLTAMRRSRTHLAAVLDEDGRPEGLVTMEDILRELVGRPG; via the coding sequence ATGATCGCGATCCAGCTCTTCATCGGCTTCCTGACCCTGGTCGTGAACGCCTTCTTCGTCGGCGCGGAGTTCGCGCTGATCTCCGTGCGCCGCAGTCAGATCGAACCGGAGGCACAGGCGGGCAACCGCCGGGCCCGCAGCGTCCTGTGGGGTCTCCAGCACGTCTCGGACCTCATGGCCGCCGCCCAACTGGGCATCACGCTGTGCACGCTGGTCCTCGGCATCGTCGCCGAGCCGGCCATCGCGCACCTGCTGGAGCCGGTCTTCGACGCGGTGGGCGTGCCGCACGGTGCGGTCCATCCGATCTCGTTCGTCATCGCCCTGTCGCTCGCGACGTACCTCCACATGCTGCTCGGCGAGATGGTGCCGAAGAACATCGCCCTGGCGGAACCGGTGCGCAGCGCGCTGTGGCTCGGCCCGCCGCTGGTGACGTTCGCGCGTGCCCTGCGGCCGGTGATCTTCATGGTCAACGCCTTCGCCAACGGCTTGCTGAAGCTGTTGCGGGTCGAGACGAAGAACGAGGTCACCGCCACGTTCTCCGACGACGAACTGGCGAACCTGGTGCAGGACGCCGGCGAGGCCGGCCTGCTCGACGACCGTTCCGCGGAACGACTGCGGGACGCGCTCGAACTCGGCCGCCGGCCCGTACGCGACGTGGTGATGCCGATCGAGCGCGTGGTGTACGCCCAGGCCGGTACGACGCCCGAACAGCTGGAGCGGCTCTCCGCGGAGTCGGGCTTCTCCCGCTTCCCGGTCGTGGACACGGGACGGCGCATCCTCGGCTACCTCCATGTGAAGGACGCCCTGGACGCGGCGCCCAGGAACGTGGCGTTCCCCGTGTCGGCGATGCGGCCGATCGCCCGCGTCCGGGCGACGACCCCGCTCGACGACGTCCTCACGGCGATGCGCCGGAGCCGTACGCACCTGGCGGCCGTCCTCGACGAGGACGGCCGGCCGGAGGGCCTGGTCACGATGGAGGACATCCTGCGGGAGCTGGTGGGCAGGCCGGGGTGA
- a CDS encoding maleylpyruvate isomerase family mycothiol-dependent enzyme: MSDALLNALAEALAEVVTLIDTCDDDVLDPDTAVKWLESTAFLLDRLPPADRRELAERVRAAAGRHPEGAWRDGLLRVPDSFGLDDDQHEGYCESIAHVVAEFTAAVRDADLATPVPTCPGWTLADLVEHHGTTHRWAEHVVRTRATERVRAREVPLDLPDEPSAYPQWMARGAESSLRTLRTVDPDLPMWSYGVDQRVAFYPRRLLSEAVIHCADAQLALGQEPRVEPGTAADGIAEFLENLPCYTWMIERLAPLAGGSVQLFARDTGAAWTITFGAGGFSWTATAEAADVTVTADVADLLLLLYGRRRPDEDRFTVRGGRAVLDAWLGSTSM, translated from the coding sequence GTGAGTGACGCGCTGCTCAACGCGCTGGCCGAAGCGCTGGCCGAAGTGGTGACCCTGATCGACACCTGCGACGACGACGTGCTCGACCCGGACACCGCGGTGAAGTGGCTCGAATCCACCGCGTTCCTGCTGGACAGGCTTCCTCCCGCGGACCGCCGAGAGCTCGCGGAACGCGTCCGCGCGGCGGCCGGACGCCACCCGGAAGGCGCCTGGCGCGACGGCCTGCTCCGGGTGCCGGACAGCTTCGGCCTCGACGACGACCAGCACGAGGGGTACTGCGAGTCCATCGCGCACGTCGTGGCCGAGTTCACCGCGGCGGTACGGGACGCCGACCTGGCGACACCCGTGCCCACCTGCCCCGGATGGACCTTGGCCGATCTGGTCGAGCACCACGGCACGACGCACCGCTGGGCGGAGCATGTCGTACGCACCCGGGCCACCGAGCGCGTCCGGGCGCGTGAAGTGCCCCTCGATCTGCCGGACGAGCCGTCGGCGTACCCGCAGTGGATGGCCCGCGGCGCCGAGTCCTCCCTGCGCACCCTGCGCACGGTGGACCCGGACCTGCCGATGTGGTCCTACGGCGTGGACCAGCGGGTCGCCTTCTATCCGCGGCGGCTTCTCTCCGAGGCGGTGATCCACTGTGCCGACGCGCAACTGGCCCTCGGGCAGGAACCCCGCGTCGAGCCGGGCACGGCGGCGGACGGCATCGCGGAGTTCCTCGAGAACCTACCCTGCTACACGTGGATGATCGAGCGGCTGGCGCCGTTGGCCGGCGGCTCGGTCCAGTTGTTCGCCCGGGACACCGGCGCGGCCTGGACGATCACCTTCGGCGCTGGGGGCTTCTCGTGGACCGCGACCGCGGAAGCGGCCGACGTCACGGTGACCGCAGACGTGGCCGACCTCCTGCTCCTCCTCTACGGCCGCCGCCGGCCGGACGAGGACCGGTTCACGGTCCGGGGTGGGCGCGCGGTGCTGGACGCGTGGCTGGGCTCCACGTCGATGTAG